A single Amphiura filiformis chromosome 19, Afil_fr2py, whole genome shotgun sequence DNA region contains:
- the LOC140140486 gene encoding uncharacterized protein: protein KPSFKTHERIHTGEKPFKCTFCNKGFTQLSSLKEHVFIHTGKKPFKCKFCNKGFTQSSHLKTHECIHAKVKPFKCKFCNKGFTQSGSLKRHELIHAKVKPFKCKVCNKSFTRSSSLKEHELIHTGEKPFKCKFCNKGYTRSSSLKEHELIHTGEKPFKCTFCNKGFTQSSNLKTHERIHANEKPFKCKVCNKSFTRSSSLKEHELIHTGEKPFKCKFCNKGYTRSSSLKEHELIHTGEKPFKCKFCNKGYTRSSSLKTHERIHTGEKPFKCKFCNKGFTKSNNLKTHERIHANEKPFKCKVCNKSFTRSSSLKEHELIHTGEKPFKCKFCNKGYTRSSSLKTHERIHANEKPFKCKVCNKSFTRSSSLKEHELIHTGEKSLKCKFCNKGFTTSGNLKTHELIHAKVKPFKCKVCNKGFTWSNSLKLHEQIHTEGSFEFRSLNGSSMERECIDVKEKPFECNSSSEASALSDNTNVHERCSEESAFELRSSNRAFTEHDGIYVKEEPFESGQASAVSDEIIVHERINTEEAAFEWRSSNRASNEHDGIDLKEEPFECESEHKASEVATENWNVNERIHTEEIALEFRSSDGAYTEYDDIEEPFECKSEYGDIEEPFECKSEYGDIGEPFECKSESEDSTLLVNSSERIQPEGSIEYDSIHVKEEPFECNSSSEAIGGSDNSNGASTEHEIIHVKEEPFETSEASMVSDNTNVHERILPEKAAFVLRASDRSPTEHDSIDVKEEPFETSEAFTVLVNVNVREQIHTEEPAIELRSSDRGLTDHGGIRLKKRPFECKSGSEDYYTLPANSNEGIQTEGSIEYDSIHVKEEPFECNSSSEALAVSDNSNGASTEHESIHVIGEPFQCNSSSEALAVSDNSNGASTEHESIHVKEEPLDVMQNE from the coding sequence AAGCCTAGCTTCAaaacacatgaacgtattcatactggcgagaaacctttcaaatgtacattttgtaacaaaggcttcacacagttaAGTAGCTTAAAAGAACATGTATTTATTCATACTGGCAAAAAGcctttcaaatgtaaattttgtaacaaaggcttcacacagtcaagtcacttgaaaacacatgaatgtaTTCATGCAAAAGtgaagcctttcaaatgtaaattttgtaacaaaggcttcacacagtcaggtagcttgaaaagacatgaacttaTTCATGCAAAAGtgaagcctttcaaatgtaaaGTTTGTAACAAAAGCTTCACACGGTCAAGTAGCTTGAAAGAACATGAACTTATTCATACTGGCGAGAAACCTTTCAAATGTAAGTTTTGCAACAAAGGCTACACACGGTCAAGTAGCTTGAAAGAACATGAACTTATTCATACTGGTGAAAAacctttcaaatgtacattttgtaacaaaggcttcacacagtcaagtaacttgaaaacacatgaacgtattcatgcAAATGAGAAGCCATTCAAATGTAAAGTTTGTAACAAAAGCTTCACACGGTCAAGTAGCTTGAAAGAACATGAACTTATTCATACTGGCGAGAAACCTTTCAAATGTAAGTTTTGCAACAAAGGCTACACACGGTCAAGTAGCTTGAAAGAACATGAACTTATTCATACTGGCGAGAAACCTTTCAAATGTAAGTTTTGCAACAAAGGCTACACACGGTCAAGtagcttgaaaacacatgaacgtattcatactggcgagaaacctttcaaatgtaagttttgcaacaaaggcttcacaaagtcaaataacttgaaaacacatgaacgtattcatgcAAATGAGAAGCCATTCAAATGTAAAGTTTGTAACAAAAGCTTCACACGGTCAAGTAGCTTGAAAGAACATGAACTTATTCATACTGGCGAGAAACCTTTCAAATGTAAGTTTTGCAACAAAGGCTACACACGGTCAAGtagcttgaaaacacatgaacgtattcatgcAAATGAGAAGCCATTCAAATGTAAAGTTTGTAACAAAAGCTTCACACGGTCAAGTAGCTTGAAAGAACATGAACTTATTCATACTGGCGAGAAATCTCTCAAATGTAAGttttgcaacaaaggcttcacaaccTCAGgtaacttgaaaacacatgaacttATTCATGCAAAAGtgaagcctttcaaatgtaaaGTTTGCAACAAAGGCTTTACATGGTCAAATAGTTTGAAGTTACATGAACAAATTCATACAGAGGGATCTTTTGAATTTAGATCTTTAAATGGCAGCTCCATGGAGCGTGAGTGTATTGATGTCAAAGAAAAGCCTTTTGAATGCAACTCTTCAAGTGAAGCCTCTGCATTGTCAGATAACACAAATGTACATGAAAGATGTAGCGAAGAATCGGCTTTTGAATTAAGGTCTTCAAATAGAGCTTTCACTGAGCATGATGGTATTTATGTCAAAGAGGAGCCTTTTGAATCAGGCCAAGCCTCCGCAGTGTCGGATGAAATAATTGTTCATGAAAGAATTAATACTGAAGAAGCAGCTTTTGAATGGAGGTCATCAAATAGAGCCTCCAATGAGCATGATGGTATTGATCTTAAAGAGGAGCCTTTTGAATGTGAATCTGAACATAAAGCAAGTGAAGTCGCCACAGAAAACTGGAATGTAAATGAAAGAATTCATACTGAAGAGATAGCTTTGGAATTTAGGTCTTCAGACGGAGCCTACACTGAGTATGACGATATAGAGGAGCCTTTTGAATGCAAGTCTGAGTACGGCGATATAGAGGAGCCTTTTGAATGCAAGTCTGAGTACGGCGATATAGGGGAGCCTTTTGAATGCAAGTCTGAAAGTGAAGACTCTACACTGTTAGTAAACTCAAGTGAAAGAATTCAACCTGAAGGCTCCATAGAGTATGATAGTATCCATGTCAAAGAGGAGCCTTTTGAATGTAATTCCTCAAGTGAAGCCATAGGAGGGTCAGATAACTCAAATGGAGCATCCACTGAGCATGAGATTATTCATGTCAAAGAGGAGCCTTTTGAAACTAGTGAAGCCTCCATGGTGTCAGATAACACAAATGTACATGAAAGAATTCTTCCTGAAAAAGCGGCTTTTGTATTAAGGGCTTCAGACAGATCCCCCACTGAGCATGACAGTATTGATGTCAAAGAGGAGCCTTTTGAAACAAGCGAAGCTTTCACAGTGTTGGTTAACGTAAATGTACGTGAACAAATTCATACTGAAGAGCCAGCTATTGAATTGAGGTCATCAGATAGAGGCTTAACTGACCATGGGGGTATTCGTCTCAAAAAAAGGCCCTTTGAATGCAAGTCTGGAAGTGAAGACTACTATACACTACCAGCAAACTCAAATGAAGGAATTCAAACTGAAGGCTCCATAGAGTATGACAGTATCCATGTCAAAGAGGAGCCTTTTGAATGTAATTCTTCAAGTGAAGCCTTAGCAGTGTCAGATAACTCAAATGGAGCATCCACTGAGCATGAGAGTATTCATGTCATAGGGGAGCCTTTTCAATGTAATTCCTCAAGTGAAGCCTTAGCGGTGTCAGATAACTCAAATGGAGCCTCCACTGAGCATGAGAGTATTCATGTCAAAGAGGAGCCTTTAGATGTTATGCAAAATGAGTGA